The genome window tactttaaaataactgaCAATTTTAGGCCATTACTTTGTTTAATGTAACTgtactgtaaataaaatgtaattatgtttCTATGCGCtgataacatatatttttatttttaacggaAGTCAATTATTACGAATTTTAAATGGCTATAATCATATAATTACAGTGAGAAGGgaaatacaaaatgttgaATTAGAAACATTTTTCTATATCTAATAGTTTCCTTAGTATTTTATACCACTAACAATAAAAGAAGATAacatagattttaatattgtacgttataaaagaaaaattaaacatcccatttaaaataaaatcgtaaaacaatattttctcggctttacaacaattttaaggAGACGTCAAAagggttaaaaattaataaatcgacTTCAATTGTTTCTggatagatttaaaatatacatatcatTACATCACAAAAATATGAAGTCTTATTTCGATGACGTCACTACGAAAcaacgaatatttttttaagtcgcttaaataattttatgagaCTAAAAAACATAGATAGCTTGGGTTGAAAACTGTACAAAATAAGACAAAAGACGAGATCATTTACAAGtacataaaactaatatttaataagttttttaaagcGTATCAAAAAGTATTACTATACTCGAATATCTTACACACTTAGAGTATTTAGTTACAGTTTACAGTagaaatatatacaaacaGAAGCGTTTTACTTccctttatttatacataatagAAAgcttattagaaaatttatatttacaaaaatcacttatatatttacacaGCTAATCAATAAATCACAGCTCctgattgaaaataatattcacaTATGTGAAATTTGACTAGAAATAGACCATTAGTAACTTAcgattaaattacatatctaAGTATTCACTTCAGCTTTTATTTGGTACGacactttctttttaattttctttaaactttGTCGACGACTATCACTTTCTAGACTCACTTCACTTATAGATTCCGAGTCTTGACATATATTGTCATTGCACGATATTCTTTCGACGCAATGTTCGTCGTAGGAATGTTCTAGAGTTCTCATGGGATAGGATTCAAGCCTTTCGTCTATGTGCCTGTCGCCCCGGCGGCCAGGGCGACGCTGGCATCAGGAGCAACGTGCGCGGGCAGGTCGGCCAGTTCCCGCGCGCGCTTGTTGTCACAACCGACACATCTCATGTTGTGATACCGATGAATACATCATCGTAGATAGAGGATACTGTAACACAAATGAATGGGTTCTTATCTTCgaatttagaatattaaaagtttttttttttcgtaaaattttagagctttacaaaaaagtttaaagaCTCTTTTACAAATCTctttatcaagtttttttaaattaaaataggcATTATGtcttaaattatgaatttgtaaattagtAGTCTTTGatattactaaaatgttaAGTAACTCTTCGTTGTTGagagtttataaaaattaaattgagacATATTCAAAAGGTTCATGCAATATTAGTAATTACACAATTagtattattaacaaataaaaggtttaaagaaatgaaaatttaaagaataaaaatttgtgAGATCAACGTTCTTTACTCAGAGGTATTCATGCATCActtgtgaaatattaatataattacattaaatactgaaaaaatttaagacaGATTTCGActtagattaattaataaattaattatcaaagacaaagttcagtattaaaagGGAAAAGTGTTTGCACATACAGGGTGTATACAATCAATACAGACAAATACCAAGTTAGCAGGAAAGTTTGGATTTAGCAAAGGAGTTAAGTGCAAAAGAAGTATTAAGTGAACAATTATTCACACATACctctttaatattgtaaatacgtTGCTATAGGCtccaaaagatataaaaatttacgaatgtattgttatttaatttttttttgatggtAATTAAAGATTTAGGTGAATTTAAAAAGGCACTAGGAAATTGAGAATTTAAGAACAGCCTGTATATCGCTATATGTAAGTCTGTTCGCATGAATTTTGCCTAACTTGCTGTATACCCACGAGCTCACTTGACGAATAATATCGACGTGTTGTACGtaactgaaaattaaaaagaaaacgaatAACGAAAAAGATGAATCATCAAAATATCTTCTTAAGTCTTTGGCTGAtgtaaaagtacaaaaaatatacctGTGATTGCTTGAAGCGCAGTTGCGGTTGATATTTTCGACGCAACTTTCTCGGACAGCATGTACATAAAATTCTAAGAAAGGCCctgtaacaaaattatgaattatgtaTGAACCACTGCCAATTCATTATAAAGCATAGGATCTTGTCTCCTATCAAGGTTGTAGCAATGTTATTCAATGTAAGATATTTTAGAGATTCAATTCGAGAGAATTCAAAATCTTGGTGGGACTTAATGAGAGCTACTTGTTAATGCTTATCATCTCTACTACTAGAGAGACTACTAGAGCCCAACCCAATTTCGTAAGTTACGCAATAACCAGAAACCCTAATGTAGAAGTCCTAaagatcaaaattaaaatataagagtCATGGTGTTTTCTTCTAAACAAGTAGTTACAAAAAATTCTTAAGGATTCGATTCCTGCTAGTGATAGGCCATTGTAGGCGACTTTGTTGGCCCAAGACTTAATTAGGTTTTGTTCTTTGAGTTAAAAGACATGGaaaccaattttttatatcaaataatatgaaattctaTTCATGAACTCTACACACGATTATGTGTTGCTTACATGAGATGCCATCTAAAGTGGTCTATAAATGTCAGATCTTTTCTTTGTTGGCTCTAAGATAAAATCAATTGACGTTCGGCTAAAATGTTGGGTCGCAAACGAGACgctttctatttataatttattaaaggcCTTGAGCTTGAACGAAACAATATAGCGTTGGGTCATGGAATTACAAATATGCCGAAACATTCGAACATAATGACGTCGATTGAGCGTGCTCCAAGGGTCAAGTACAAAAAGTCGGGACAAGTATATTGCATTGTGACAAATAGATGTAGATCAGCAATATATACTACCAACATCGGATTCTCATATACAAAGGAATATTGCGGTTTTCGAAGCAGACCTCCATTAGATATCATcattctatttataacttggttttctatttattttaagtttttctttttcgtaatataaaaagttaaagctCATTTGTTGTTGAAATGGGATGTTgttgttagttttatatttaaaattataccttCTAAAATCTCGACTCCAGCAGGCGTATATGACTGGATTCATTGACGAATTGACCCAGCCAAGCCAAGTCACCACAACGTTCACAATTTCCTCGTGAGTGATACACGATGAACAAATTCCAGATAATAAGTTGACGACGAAGAAAGGCAGCCAGCACACTATAAATACACCCATCACAATTCCCAAAGTCTTTGCAGCTTTCTTCTCTTTAGCGAACTTGGCTAATTTACGAGATAAAGAGAAATTCTTCGGCAAATGCTTTGTATGAGCTACATTAGTTAATCGTGTTGATGATCTTGATAATCCATTGTTCTGTAGTGCAGTCAAAGGTTCATGATCATGTTCTTCTGGTGTGCAACCACCGTGACATACATCTGCTCTTTGCCGTACTGTTCCACCACGATGTATCCTCAAAGTCAATTCAAGTTCTCCGCTCGGCCTCATGACTTGTTTCGTACCAATTTTAAGAGACCGTGTCTGAATTGTTGCGGCTCGGTATATCCGATAATAGGTAAATACCATTACAAATAGTGgcaaataaaaagatatagtcgatgaaaatattatatattccaAGTTTTCCGTGAATGGACATTTATAATCTGGTACTTCTTCCAAACGCACCGCTCGCCACCAAGCTATAGCCGGAAAGGAAATAGCTCCGGAACAAACCCACACAGCTGCTATTAGAAATGCAGCTTTCCGACCACTCATACGCATTGGATAGGTTATCGGATCCGTAATCGCCCAATATCTGTCCAGTGATATAACACATAAATTAAGAATTGAGGCTGTACTAAATAAAACGTCAAGAGATCTCCATACATCACACCAGTCGACTCCAAAAAACCAGGTATGTTCCAGTACTTCGTATAGAGCTGAGAAAGGCATCACCACAAGTCCAACTAAGCAATCCGCCACAGCAAGtgatgttacaaaataattagtagaTGTATGTAAATACCTCTCACGAACTACTGCCATTATTACAAGCATATTTCCAAAGACAGTGgtaagtgaaaataaaagtagGAACGTTACAAGAAGAGCTCGATCTTGGAGTAAGTGTATGTATTCCTTCCAAAGCTCAGCGGAATTATCAGTACTATTAGATCCTGTGTTATTATCAAAAGTTGCATTGAATTCTATTCCAATATTGAAAGCTTTGGACTCCCATATATATTCGGGACCTATTTGTGATATTTCATATTGGCCTTTTGCCACCAATATCTCTGGTTCTGAagcattcatattttaaaatatttctattcgTTATCTAGCTCCATGGTCTGTGTTTATATTTCCCTTGTTTTGCTTGCAGccatttgtatattatattcttgGCGGCGGTATTTcgcaatttcaattttaaatgcatcttccatttgcatattttatttttccactACAGAAATGTATTGCtttctgaaacaaaagaaaagtcATGGTTATGATTTAGTGAAAACATTcagctttattattaatttactttatcattaaataattcttcgGACTCGTAATGAATGGTTATTGGTGTATAACTACCAcgtagattttatattaaagtaacttttaagattaaattctgttaaatattataacaactaAATGACACTATCAGTGTATTCTTGTTCGAATTAGCTATAAATAGCGTTTAGTGAGCAGGCGGAAAGATCAAACGAATTGTGTTCTATGGGCCGTGTACAAGCCGCTCGCATGAGGGCGCTCCGACCGAGCCATGCCATTATATCCAGCTATACTTTTCGATATACACTGTTTAAACCCATTCGATATAGCATTATGAATCATATTATGTGTAaggtgaaatataaaaatattttttgaaattatcatcaacctgcccttgtTCCTACGgggggtcggcacagtatggaCTACTGCTCCATACATCTCtgtcagccgtcatatctgaattcattcccttcttacgcatattaTCTTTCACACTATCAATACTTTCCTTGGTTTTCCTTTACCTTTGTAGCCATTCACATTCAATCTTTTGAATTCAATCTATAATTAATACTCTTAGTACGAAACTGGTGATTTTCAATATAACAAATCACTTAACACTACTATGGTAGACacatttttaggttataatttGGGTACAACTATAGATagacttatttgtttttttttgactggctgtcaaaaataatctatCGTCGACAAATGACGATACTAAGTAAAAGATATACTTTAAATgtcttataatatataataaaaaagtactatgttaaaagtatttttttttaataaatgttagtgaaataaaaacatctaaggtgttaaagttaattaagatGTTCTTTTACTCAATTATAACAAAGTTGTTCATAAAGAAAtagtcttaaaataaaaaaatacattgttaaaaatagttttctgtctttttttaaaagctaCAGCCAACTAGACAAAGTTCCAACAATGTACGGAAAACTTCATAAAACTTATACGGCGTTTTCAATGAACTCGGAGCTgagtattaatatattttccattTCAGACACCTTTTCAATTGAAAtggttgttttataaataaatatagcatacattttttaacaagcttctgtttattaaaaaacaactccAGAACGatcaataacataaaaagtcGTAGCTCTTTCTAATTAATtgaactaaataaattgatagttTGGTAAATTGAAAGTTTGGTAAAAAAGTAGTAAACTACATAATGACTGAAATGATCTGCATGAAAGGAACAAAGATAGATAGATCAAAAATAGCGCATAGGCTGTATAGTAATATGCAAGGAAGTAactcattaaataatttcatattcaaattatatttgcaaCCTTGTGACGCAAGTTATAACTTATAACTCCAGTCTCTAACTTTGCCAATAAGAATTTACCCGTATGAGAGTCATACGTAAAGTTGTATCGAAGTTTCGAGAGGCAAAGATGAATATCATCTcatcatatatattttaatgaataccgagttgaaaaactttttttaaaatcataaaattttgacttatttgatttttggcTATTATATAACCTTTTGTACTAATTTTGACGAGTAAAGTGTTATTCgatttttcatttcatgaATCATTTCGTTATTTTTCTGTATTCATGCTCAGTTATTAATAGTATTGCAAGTTTGcatagtaattaattatattgcatGAGTCGAAGTGGCGCCtgaaaaattacatcattTGACCTGAACTTTTATCATAACacgtatttattatactttatttattttattttttttatttatttattctttagcacttttataagtacaaggaggactTAATGCCTAAAGGCATTCTCTACAAGTCTTTATTCGCAAAATAtcgcaatttaaaattttataaaagtattgtatgacatcaaaataattaatatcgtAAACACTACCCCATTAAAGTCCAATGTCAAcattaaaggttttttttgtgGATTTCAGATGTACAGTTGCGGAAATCCGCGGTGTTCCCCTTATAGAAAAATTGCCGCGTACCGAAAAATTGCCGTGTTTTGCCGTACAAACACATTTAAAGCTACGTTCAATTGAATATTGTTTCGTGTCGTCGTCTCAATATTTACACACCGTTTAAAAGACTTTAGTATTTAAAGTAGAACACAACCAGATTCCTCTATTGTACCTTTCTTCTATTGTAGAAACTATAAAGTGctttattatacttatttaccATATGTCAAGTAAGCACAGTGGCAAGTACAATGGATGGGTGGGCGGTAGTTACATTTTCAACTGTGCTCTAGTGTTAGGAGTGGCCGTTGAGTAGTCAATTCCGGCAGTTGACCTCATTGCTTtgcaatatttaacatttttccatacataaaatatattttttcttttgtgaatttaaattcaattagcTTTTTATGTAAACTAATTTATGTTGGCTTTTGtagatttaacaaaaaaaaaagttttttttaaattaaaatgataataggTCTGAGGCCCTATTTAGGAGACTTGGATTTTTTGGATACGTTTGCTTACACTTACATGTAGTTTATGAGTCTatagtttataaaagaaacgctagctttaatttaattaaaagttccATAAGATTTGCTCAAGCACCAATATGTCAATGCGTCATTCATAGATTTACTTTTGCTTCCGTAATAAGGATGGAAACTATTTCAcaaataaccttaaaatattcatactaAAGGCAAGCCGAGCTAGtctttaagaatatttaaaattcaaatccCGATCAAAATGGATATTGGTGCATTGAATTTCAAAACAGGCCAATAGAATGCTGGAGCTATTAGCTACACgccaaaatgtatttttgctTTTACGAATTCGATTTATGCAATTcgattcattttaatttttaaccaaACTCAAGTGGACGTGGCTGTTTTTGAGGCTTATAAACGAACtatgttatgtataaaattctcgtgttcACTATATTAGTTACCATAATCCTCCGAAACCGTTTGACtgatttttttggaaatttcATATGTTCAGAAATTCTGAGAAtaggctactatctatttttcatacccctattaagtttttttttaactgcgcgcggacggagtcgcggtcgacagctagtataagcTAAATATACTGTTTGAAAGTTATGCAAAGTTATCAATTGTGAGTTCTGAACGAACTCCACACACGAGTATAAAGGGACCAGAATAAATTTTCCATTTTCATATCGGGTTTACCTCAATTTATTTCTAGAGTTGCTCGAGATTCTTCACAGTTCACTCCTCGATATATTATAATGATGTGTTAAAATACgaaaaatgtatttgcaaatatgttataaaaaactttattaactgCTTATTTTCCAAATGACAGAAGGGTAATTATAGTGTGTGCATGGATATTGTAATCCGTGGTTTAAAAGTTGACTGATTTTTCAAATTGTCTTTAGGTTGATGATAATATGtagtaatacatttttcacTTTAATGGACCTCTGGAGTCGACATTAAAAGGCAAAATAACAACTAAacgttttatattgttttattaaaaaaaatacctctGACCATAACTCTATCGGCGTAGAATTCAGTAATCTTTATTCGCTTTCCATTGAGTTCCGATTTGATATGAAATACTGTAGAACTGTCTGAATACCGGGAACCGAATAGGCACCAACGcaataatttatgatttactTTCCGCAGGAATAACCTAGAAtagcataaaaataacattaaaggctaatattaccttaaaaatagaggtaacataaataacataacgGTTCTTTGACCTTTTAGCCCACACACAACTATTGCTTCTggacttatatagaaacggctaaaacactcacgtatatatatccggtgtcgtcaccgactagtttggagcccttcgggggcccttcatcagggtgagtgggactggtattatttcgcggacgcggcccgtcgctcactcaTGTGagtcgaaactagtcggtgccgacaccggatatatatacgtgagtgttttagccgtttctatataagttagtgataatgtctcacgaaagtttgaatattgCTTCTGGATTTAACAGTatctttattaaagttatttatatgtttaaaatttgtttgaaaatgttaCTATTTTGCAGAACTATCCTTTGTCTTATGCGAATAAATAACGAAgggttaattaatttattaatcaaatcaTGAAACAAACAACTATCGTgactaatttataattaaattataaaatatctgtCTCATGATTACTTGGGTTAGGTTTAACAACGAcagatataatattattagtgCCGGCCACGCGTGAACTCTACTGTGCTagtttactattaaattaactttaatactaGCATTATCTAGATTACACACTACGTCCAGTTTAACCGTGTGTTTTCACTGCCGATACCTACTCAGAAACATAGTGATAATAAGAGTTGAATCAGAGAAAATAagatagataacaatattttgtgtaaatttcaTGGTCAGCTGTCAATTGTTGTGGTTCGGCTAGATgagtaaacaaacattattaagtatataataaaattaggcTTTTTGTagaagattttgttttttttttatattttatattataatatttatttggatggattgttttacttgaaattatcttactaatattataaatgcgagtatttagatggatggatggatatttgtttgaaggtatctccgaaacgtctcaacggatcttgatgaaatttggcaaagacggaatcgagggcgacagctagtgtataaaaaaacaaaaaattctaCTATAGAAGTCACTGGCAGGATTTAAATTTCTGAATATGTTTGGCATATTTATTATCGTCAATTACCacgaaaatacatttttcttcttaattttttttaaagaatatcgAATTGCGTGACCTAAGCTAACATGCTATAATTTGATGataaagaaaagttttaaatgtggaataatttaaaactgaatataaatttaattaatattacaatagcattgttgtaaaaaataaactcctttaaataataaagcttGAAAACAACAGAAAATCGCAGCGGCCAAGCAGCTAAATTGGAACTgggtttattatttataagggCACTTTGGGGAATGGCGTTTTCTTTTTAGACACACACCTTAAAGGTGCGTTTTCACTAcctcaaaataaaactatttacatcGACCaacttgaaaaatataatctattcaatattagtaaagaggaaagatttgattgcttgcattgaataggcccCGAACCTACTGAACCgacttgaaaaattatttcacagtatttattactagattttttaaattccgtgtAGACGAAATGGCGAGCAActgctagttatttataaggGCACTATACGGAATGTCGTTTTCTTTTTAGACAGTTTAAGGTGCGTTTTCACTGCAACAGAATAAAACTATTCACgtcaaacattttgaaaaatgtaatttaaaaataattatgaaactCTATTTCTTTAGCTGCCAGAAGAGTTCCGTGCTTGTAATCTTTAGTACAACATAAGctgatgtaaattaaataagaagcGAAATAGGTAGAATAACGAACGTAGATGCGAATGTAGGCCAAGAAGCAGCTTTGAGCTCGTTCGAACCAGACTAAACCAGAAAACAAAAGGGAGGAAGTTGTTCAACTTGATATATGTATGCATAAATGTCTCGCATTGAGAAAAggttcagatttttttttaattacgataTGTAAGAAACATTTATATCCAACAGTTTTCGTAAGGAAAACTTTGCTGTGTACTATTATGTCGTTTAGTAAGTATACCTACTCAAAAGCAGACCGAAACCCAAGCGAAATGAAATGAGCATttcataaatacaatatattggTACGCAGAATTTGGtccatttaaaattcaataccaCTGTAAGTGtaactgttaaatattttttatttcattttaaaattgcctTCGCTTCGGTTCCAGTTCAATTTCACAGTAAGGTGCTAGATGTCTATACAGTCTCCTTATGAAGCCAGATTCGCGAGAACTTAAGTACTTATCACATAATAAGtgatatgtaattataaaatatcatatgtttatgttttcaaacactatatgtatgtaaagaaaaaaggaCCTCTTTTCTTCAAGtccatattaaatattctttaatgATTTGTTTTACCTTGTCAGAAttacagatttaattttataaatttaagacattgtataaaaaaaaaacttgagaggtgtcaagggacacccggatggaacgaagttcctttcaattaattagtgaaggaaccaatgtttattctatgaataaaaaacttaagtcttcacaagaagcacattttatttctatgaattttcgttatatattgtcacgtcgttgccatggtgatatagcaaaaagtgtcgtgacaacttttcgtaagaattttttccgtctagatcttcacaacgcgcgataaggaatttcgttccaatattaatttttaatttttgatttttagttaaagtaaaaacgttttatgttgtttctttttgttatcagCAACGCATatacgtttttaattgaagattCTCTTTGTATGTATACTTTTCATATACATTAACggattttaaatactaaattcaTCTGATTCAGTTTCTATGACATCGTCAAATTGAATAGGAGCGTCATAGTTATCCAGCAATGAAATATCGGCTGCATTCTGTAgacgtattttatatttcacgaAGCGTGTGCACCAAATCTATCGGAACAGATACTTTAGAATTCTGAAACCGTTTGCCTTTTACATTTGTACTCAAAATCGAACATGAGTTTTCTTCCCTGGCTGATATGAATTTTTTTGatgtatgttaaatatatgatgaaaaatatcaaacaggtaataaaaataattatgtggTTAGGTACCTGTTGCTATTTTTTGGTAAATTAcaccttttttttttgccgTTGAGTGCATTagcacaaaataatattttaagtgttATTTTGTGTAGTAACTTACGGAAGacaattattatgaaaatgcaaaaacatctttaaaaaaacgtttaatttttttaaagcgaaattgtttttgttaacattaatACCTGCCCAAA of Papilio machaon chromosome 18, ilPapMach1.1, whole genome shotgun sequence contains these proteins:
- the LOC106715454 gene encoding dopamine receptor 2 isoform X1 translates to MNASEPEILVAKGQYEISQIGPEYIWESKAFNIGIEFNATFDNNTGSNSTDNSAELWKEYIHLLQDRALLVTFLLLFSLTTVFGNMLVIMAVVRERYLHTSTNYFVTSLAVADCLVGLVVMPFSALYEVLEHTWFFGVDWCDVWRSLDVLFSTASILNLCVISLDRYWAITDPITYPMRMSGRKAAFLIAAVWVCSGAISFPAIAWWRAVRLEEVPDYKCPFTENLEYIIFSSTISFYLPLFVMVFTYYRIYRAATIQTRSLKIGTKQVMRPSGELELTLRIHRGGTVRQRADVCHGGCTPEEHDHEPLTALQNNGLSRSSTRLTNVAHTKHLPKNFSLSRKLAKFAKEKKAAKTLGIVMGVFIVCWLPFFVVNLLSGICSSCITHEEIVNVVVTWLGWVNSSMNPVIYACWSRDFRRAFLRILCTCCPRKLRRKYQPQLRFKQSQLRTTRRYYSSSELVGIQQVRQNSCEQTYI
- the LOC106715454 gene encoding dopamine receptor 2 isoform X2, which encodes MNASEPEILVAKGQYEISQIGPEYIWESKAFNIGIEFNATFDNNTGSNSTDNSAELWKEYIHLLQDRALLVTFLLLFSLTTVFGNMLVIMAVVRERYLHTSTNYFVTSLAVADCLVGLVVMPFSALYEVLEHTWFFGVDWCDVWRSLDVLFSTASILNLCVISLDRYWAITDPITYPMRMSGRKAAFLIAAVWVCSGAISFPAIAWWRAVRLEEVPDYKCPFTENLEYIIFSSTISFYLPLFVMVFTYYRIYRAATIQTRSLKIGTKQVMRPSGELELTLRIHRGGTVRQRADVCHGGCTPEEHDHEPLTALQNNGLSRSSTRLTNVAHTKHLPKNFSLSRKLAKFAKEKKAAKTLGIVMGVFIVCWLPFFVVNLLSGICSSCITHEEIVNVVVTWLGWVNSSMNPVIYACWSRDFRRAFLRILCTCCPRKLRRKYQPQLRFKQSQYPLSTMMYSSVSQHEMCRL